The DNA sequence ATGGATTTCGAGAAAAACCTTCCTGATATAATGTTAGATGCTGACCAGATTCAGCAGGTATTTTTGAATCTTTCCATCAATGCCATTCAGGCGATGCCCGAAGGAGGAGTCCTGAAAATCACAACCGCTTTGAGAAATTCAGAAGAAATATCCGAAGGGCTTTCAGAAATAAAAACCGAATGGTTAGAGATAAAGTTTGAAGATACAGGAGTAGGCATCTCTGAGGAGGATATAAAAAATATCTTTAATCCATTCTTTACAAAAAAAGTTAAAGGCACAGGCCTCGGCCTTTCAATAAGTCAGCGGATTATAGAAGACCACTGTGGAAGAATCATGGTTAGAAGCCAACCAGGGAAGGGGAGTGCCTTTATGGTATATTTGCCGGTAAAATGCTGCTAATGATGCCTGTAATATTAATGTCCTATACTCACAGCGTTGATGTCATTCCCCGACCCCCGATTACAACCTTCGAGGGCAGGCTTAATCGGGGAATCCAGTATTTACGGTTTATCTGTCATGCCCGAAGTTCTTAATCGGGCATCCAGTTCCTTGGTATTCCTGGGTCCCCGTTTTCACGGGGACGACGTCTGGATTCCCGTTTTCACGGGAATGACGAAACAGCGGACATTTATTATGCAGCTTTCACTAATTGTAACAAGTATCACAAGAAGCTAAAAAGGGATTAGGCTAAATGAGAAAAAACTCAGGGAACTCCAGTGAATAAGATATTAGTCATAGACGACGAAAAGTTTATTACCTGGTCCCTCAAACAGGGCTTAGAAAAAGAGGGATACGAGGTCTTAACGTCTGATTCAGGCGAAGAGGGACTTGAGGTCTTTAAGGCAGAAATTCCTGATATCACACTTTTAGATGTCCAGCTTTCAGGGATGGATGGCATTAAAACCCTGGAAATGATAAAAGAACAGAACAGGGATGCCCTGGTAATCATGATTACAGCCCATGGAGGTGTTGAAGGTGCTGTCAGGGCAATAAAATTAGGGGCCTATGACTATATAGAGAAACCTTTTGACCTGGATAGAATCAAGATACTGATAAAAAAGGCGCTGGAGACAGTGACTTTAAAAAAAGAGGTCCGCCAGCTAAGGAGCGAACAGCAGGACAAATACAGTTTTGAAAACATCATAGGGCAGTCCGAAGCTATAAAAAAGGTAATCACCATTGCCAGAAAGATTGCTGAAAGTGACGCCACTACTATTCTTCTTCAGGGGGAGAGCGGAACTGGAAAGGACCTTATAGCAAAGGCGATTCATTTCCATAGTTCCCGTGCTGACAAACCTTTTATAGAAGTAACCTGCACAGCCCTGCCAGAAACCCTTATCGAAAGCGAGCTCTTTGGCTATGAGAAGGGTGCCTTTACAGATGCAAAGACATCTAAGAAAGGGCTCTTCGAATTAGCCGATGGCGGAACAATTTATTTAGATGAGATTGGCGATATGAAGCCCTCTACCCAGGCTAAGCTCCTCAGGGTCATAGAGGAACGCACATTTAAGAAAATAGGCGGTCTTAGAGACATCAAAGTGGATGTCAGAGTTATAGCCGCCACAAATAAAAATTTGGAAGAAGCAACAAAAGACGGAAGCTTCAGAGAAGACCTCTACTACAGGCTAAAAGTAATCCCTATATACATGCCTCCGCTGAGGGAGAGAAAAGAGGATATCATCCCTCTGGTTATGCATTTTATCAAGGTCTTTAATAGAGAGATCAAGAAGGAGGTAAAAGGCGTAGCTCCAGAAGCTGAGGAACTATTGCTGAATTATCCGTGGCCTGGCAATGTGAGAGAGTTAAAAAATATTATAGAAAGAGTTTTTATCCTGGAAAGCGACAACGTCATCCTTCCAGAACACCTGCACATGGAGATCAATACTTATGCCCATAAGACTACCCCCGAGGGAGAAAAATTTCCTCTAAACTTGCCTTCAGAAGGCGTATCCCTCGAAGGGCTTGAAAAAGAATTTATCCGCCAGGCACTGCAAATGGCTAATGGTAATCAGACAAAGGCAGCAAAATTGCTCGACCTCTCACGAGACGCCCTGAGATACAGGATGCAGAAATTCGGGCTGCTTTAATGATGCGAA is a window from the Nitrospirota bacterium genome containing:
- a CDS encoding histidine kinase is translated as IQVLYSDFDPEDPKKEIITEILNQVKRLDRAVRDLLSYAKPTPPQMSPNNIHSILEKTLFFIQQVAKKGKTIIEMDFEKNLPDIMLDADQIQQVFLNLSINAIQAMPEGGVLKITTALRNSEEISEGLSEIKTEWLEIKFEDTGVGISEEDIKNIFNPFFTKKVKGTGLGLSISQRIIEDHCGRIMVRSQPGKGSAFMVYLPVKCC
- a CDS encoding sigma-54-dependent Fis family transcriptional regulator translates to MNKILVIDDEKFITWSLKQGLEKEGYEVLTSDSGEEGLEVFKAEIPDITLLDVQLSGMDGIKTLEMIKEQNRDALVIMITAHGGVEGAVRAIKLGAYDYIEKPFDLDRIKILIKKALETVTLKKEVRQLRSEQQDKYSFENIIGQSEAIKKVITIARKIAESDATTILLQGESGTGKDLIAKAIHFHSSRADKPFIEVTCTALPETLIESELFGYEKGAFTDAKTSKKGLFELADGGTIYLDEIGDMKPSTQAKLLRVIEERTFKKIGGLRDIKVDVRVIAATNKNLEEATKDGSFREDLYYRLKVIPIYMPPLRERKEDIIPLVMHFIKVFNREIKKEVKGVAPEAEELLLNYPWPGNVRELKNIIERVFILESDNVILPEHLHMEINTYAHKTTPEGEKFPLNLPSEGVSLEGLEKEFIRQALQMANGNQTKAAKLLDLSRDALRYRMQKFGLL